The following proteins come from a genomic window of Nostoc sp. TCL26-01:
- a CDS encoding ribbon-helix-helix protein, CopG family: protein MIMTNKKWAVKRITVNLAAQEAEKLEKYCQQTGRPATDVIRELIRSLPVPDDNKEVSR from the coding sequence ATGATAATGACTAATAAAAAATGGGCCGTTAAACGTATAACTGTCAATTTAGCAGCACAGGAAGCAGAAAAACTGGAAAAATATTGTCAACAGACAGGTAGACCAGCAACTGATGTAATTAGAGAACTAATTAGAAGCTTACCTGTCCCAGATGATAATAAGGAAGTAAGTAGATAG
- a CDS encoding iron-sulfur cluster assembly accessory protein — protein sequence MTQATQSQQRGILLSEAALRQVKSLQEKQGQDLCLRVGVRQGGCSGMSYMMDFEQESKITPQDEVFDYDGFKIVSDRKSLLYLYGLMLDYSDAMIGGGFQFTNPNASQTCGCGKSFGV from the coding sequence ATGACACAAGCAACTCAGTCTCAACAACGCGGGATACTGTTGAGTGAAGCCGCTTTGCGGCAAGTAAAATCTCTCCAAGAAAAGCAAGGACAAGACTTATGCTTGCGAGTAGGAGTGCGGCAAGGTGGCTGTTCAGGAATGTCTTACATGATGGACTTTGAACAAGAAAGCAAGATCACTCCCCAGGATGAAGTATTTGACTACGATGGCTTTAAAATTGTCAGCGATCGCAAAAGTCTTTTATATCTCTATGGCTTAATGCTCGACTACAGTGATGCCATGATTGGTGGTGGTTTCCAATTTACTAATCCCAATGCTAGCCAAACCTGCGGTTGCGGTAAGTCATTTGGGGTTTAG
- a CDS encoding M48 family metallopeptidase yields MTDTTKTTNTVDSLFEEGLARYKAGEAATDLIPVFKEVCDRAPKASSAWICLAWLYLLDDKPNLAFKAAQKAVKINPQDPQARVNLAVAMLETGQKGLRQHIDFTQQLMLVNPEWREEIQNSIEDGLNRKPDWQSLAKVKNWLFNE; encoded by the coding sequence ATGACAGATACTACTAAAACTACCAATACTGTTGACTCCCTGTTTGAGGAGGGTTTAGCACGCTATAAAGCGGGAGAAGCGGCAACCGATTTAATCCCTGTGTTTAAAGAAGTGTGCGATCGCGCTCCTAAAGCCAGTTCTGCCTGGATTTGTCTAGCTTGGTTATATCTACTCGATGATAAACCAAATTTAGCTTTCAAAGCAGCACAAAAAGCCGTAAAAATCAACCCCCAAGACCCACAAGCTAGGGTTAATCTCGCCGTCGCCATGCTAGAAACCGGTCAAAAAGGTTTACGCCAGCATATTGATTTTACTCAACAGTTAATGTTAGTCAATCCAGAATGGCGAGAAGAAATTCAAAATAGTATTGAAGATGGTCTAAATCGCAAACCTGACTGGCAAAGTTTGGCGAAAGTTAAGAACTGGCTATTTAATGAATAG
- a CDS encoding TIGR01777 family oxidoreductase, whose translation MKVAITGATGFVGTRLVQRLHQEGHQILVLTRNTTSGRRIFPSEAFPSVEIVAYAPTNSGAWQDAIAGCDGVVNLAGEPIAETRWTPEHKREILNSRQIGTQKIVEAIAKANPRPSVLVNASAIGYYGTSETTTFDESSPTGRDFLAQVCQAWEAEAQKVKDAGVRLVILRFGIVLGLGGALGKMITPFKLFAGGPIGSGRQWFSWIHIDDLVNLIVQALTQPQLEGVYNATAPNPVRMNDLSQTLGQVMNRPSWLPVPAFALEALLGDGAIVVLEGQQVLPKRALDAGIKYKYASLQPALQDIVR comes from the coding sequence ATGAAAGTAGCAATTACAGGCGCAACAGGATTTGTCGGGACTCGGTTGGTACAAAGACTCCATCAAGAAGGTCATCAAATACTGGTGTTAACTCGTAACACCACCTCTGGACGCAGAATTTTTCCTTCAGAAGCGTTTCCCAGTGTGGAAATTGTCGCTTACGCACCGACTAATTCTGGTGCTTGGCAAGATGCGATCGCTGGTTGTGATGGTGTAGTAAATTTAGCTGGAGAACCCATTGCAGAAACCCGATGGACACCAGAACACAAACGCGAAATTCTCAATAGTCGTCAAATCGGTACACAAAAAATCGTGGAAGCGATCGCTAAAGCCAATCCTCGACCCAGTGTATTAGTTAATGCTTCTGCTATTGGTTATTACGGCACAAGTGAAACAACCACTTTTGATGAAAGTAGCCCCACTGGTAGAGATTTCCTCGCTCAAGTTTGCCAAGCCTGGGAAGCTGAAGCTCAAAAAGTGAAAGATGCTGGTGTGCGTTTAGTCATCCTACGCTTCGGTATTGTGCTGGGATTAGGTGGCGCTTTGGGGAAAATGATTACCCCTTTCAAACTTTTTGCTGGGGGGCCGATTGGTAGCGGTCGTCAATGGTTTTCTTGGATTCACATAGACGACTTGGTAAACTTGATTGTCCAAGCTTTAACTCAGCCCCAACTAGAAGGTGTATACAACGCTACAGCCCCAAATCCTGTACGGATGAACGACTTAAGTCAAACTTTGGGACAAGTGATGAATCGTCCCTCATGGCTACCAGTTCCAGCCTTTGCCCTAGAAGCCCTGTTGGGAGATGGAGCGATCGTTGTTTTGGAAGGTCAACAAGTACTACCCAAAAGAGCTTTAGACGCTGGGATTAAGTATAAATATGCTAGTTTGCAACCAGCACTGCAAGATATTGTTAGGTAG
- a CDS encoding leucine-rich repeat domain-containing protein codes for MTNEELLQIITQAAEDKVTELNLSFNSLTTLPPEIGQLTELRSLDLSNNQLSSLPPEIGQLTNLQTLDLWINQLSSLTSEIGQLINLQTLNLYSNQLSSLPSEIGQLTNLQTLDLLDNQLSNLPPEIGQLTNLRSLDLSSNQLSNLPSEFGQLTELRSLNLNYNQLSSLPAEIRQLTELRSLDLRSNQLSNLPPKFGQLTNLQTLYLYNNQLSSLPPEFGQLTNLQTLYLYNNQLSSLPPEFGQLTNLQSLNLYNNQLSSLPPEIGQLTNLQTLNLSSNQLSSLPPEIGQLINLQSLYLSYNQLSSLPPEIGQLTNLQSLNLSSNQLSSLPPEIFQLTNLRSLYLFNNQLSSLPPEIFQLTDLQTLDLYNNQLSSLPSEIRQLPNLNKLDLRGNPVPIPPEILGSKELYRDPGDVQEILDFYFRVQDPAETEPLYEAKFLIVGEGGAGKTSLAKKIPDEAYKLQPNEQSTEGIEVIRWHFTQPDGKDFRVNIWDFGGQEIYHQTHQFFLSKRSLYALVADDRRENTDFYWWLKVVELLSYNSPVLIIKNEKQDRNCEVNERQLRGEFTNLEKVLTTNLSTNRGLSAIKDAIKQYISRLPHVGTPLPKLWVRVRAAIENYSRNYISLEEFYNLCRVNHLTDRQDMLRLSSYLHDLGVCLHFQDDPTLKHCVILKPEWGTTAVYKVLDNDKVKQKLGCFTQDDLKNIWQSSEYAEMGDELLQLMMRFKLCYEIPNHPGTYIAPQLLSIEQADYNWDDTNNLILRYTYDFMPKGILTRFIVETHPWIERQKLVWKTGVVLTKDQTRAEVIENYNQREITVRVAGNRKTELMGVVTHELEKIHNSYERLQYQTLVPCNCQKKCQGSQIPYYFPLSDLHNFLKDGDYNIQCRNSRQMVDVRRLLDHFSFPSDQEYRKINPQVAQLQSELEQEKQEQQKMECLSTSDCKKEIFISYAWKGKSEEFVNHLDQVLQSQGITIIRDQRDLVYKGLIKEFMERIGRGKCVITVISDKYLKSPNCMFELVQIAKNGNFYDRIFPIVLADAKIYDPVDRADYVIYWETKSQELEAKIKQLSSAANVPSLQRSINEYTEIRATIDGLVDILQNMNTLKADIHSQSGFAELQQAIMARLDE; via the coding sequence ATGACCAACGAAGAACTGCTGCAAATTATTACACAAGCTGCTGAAGACAAGGTGACAGAATTAAACCTTTCTTTCAATAGCTTAACAACACTGCCGCCGGAAATTGGACAACTGACGGAATTGCGATCGCTCGACCTCAGTAATAATCAACTGAGTAGTCTGCCGCCGGAAATTGGACAACTCACCAACTTACAAACACTCGACCTCTGGATTAATCAACTAAGCAGTCTGACATCAGAAATCGGACAACTCATCAATCTACAAACCCTCAACCTCTACAGTAATCAACTGAGCAGTCTGCCATCAGAAATTGGACAACTTACTAACTTGCAAACGCTCGACCTCTTAGATAATCAACTGAGCAATCTGCCACCAGAAATTGGACAACTCACCAACCTGCGATCGCTCGACCTCAGCAGTAATCAACTGAGCAATCTGCCATCGGAATTTGGACAACTTACGGAATTGCGATCGCTCAACCTTAACTACAATCAATTAAGCAGTTTGCCAGCAGAAATTAGACAACTTACGGAATTGCGATCGCTCGACCTCAGAAGTAATCAATTGAGCAATCTGCCACCAAAATTTGGACAACTCACTAACCTGCAAACGCTCTACCTCTACAATAATCAACTGAGCAGTCTGCCACCGGAATTTGGACAACTCACTAACCTGCAAACGCTCTACCTCTACAATAATCAACTGAGCAGTCTGCCACCGGAATTTGGACAACTCACTAACCTGCAATCGCTCAACCTCTACAATAATCAACTGAGCAGTCTGCCGCCGGAAATTGGACAACTCACCAACCTGCAAACGCTCAACCTCAGCAGTAATCAACTGAGCAGTCTGCCGCCGGAAATTGGACAACTCATTAACCTGCAATCGCTCTACCTCAGCTACAATCAACTGAGCAGTTTGCCACCGGAAATTGGACAACTCACCAACCTGCAATCGCTCAACCTCAGCAGTAATCAACTGAGCAGTCTGCCGCCGGAAATTTTCCAACTTACCAACCTGCGATCACTCTACCTCTTCAATAATCAACTGAGCAGTCTGCCGCCGGAAATTTTCCAACTCACTGACCTGCAAACGCTCGACCTCTACAATAATCAACTGAGCAGTCTGCCAAGTGAAATTAGGCAATTGCCAAACCTCAACAAACTGGATCTTCGAGGAAATCCAGTCCCTATTCCACCGGAAATTTTGGGGTCAAAGGAATTATATCGAGATCCTGGTGATGTACAAGAAATTCTCGATTTTTATTTCCGAGTACAAGACCCTGCGGAAACTGAACCTTTATATGAAGCAAAATTCTTAATTGTTGGTGAAGGTGGCGCAGGGAAAACTTCTTTAGCCAAAAAAATCCCAGACGAAGCTTATAAACTGCAACCAAATGAGCAATCAACTGAAGGCATTGAGGTGATCCGATGGCATTTTACCCAACCTGATGGTAAAGATTTTCGAGTCAACATCTGGGATTTTGGCGGACAGGAAATTTATCATCAAACCCATCAGTTTTTCCTCAGCAAGCGTTCCCTCTATGCCTTAGTAGCAGATGATCGCCGCGAAAACACTGATTTTTATTGGTGGCTGAAGGTTGTTGAACTCTTAAGTTATAACAGTCCAGTTCTGATTATCAAAAACGAAAAACAAGACCGTAATTGCGAAGTCAATGAGCGTCAATTGCGGGGAGAATTCACCAACTTAGAGAAAGTTCTCACCACTAACTTAAGCACTAATCGCGGTTTATCGGCAATAAAAGATGCAATTAAGCAATACATCAGCAGACTACCCCACGTTGGTACACCCTTACCAAAACTTTGGGTAAGAGTTAGAGCCGCGATAGAAAACTATTCCCGCAACTACATCAGCTTGGAAGAATTCTACAATCTTTGCCGAGTTAATCATTTAACAGACCGTCAAGATATGCTGCGCTTGAGTAGCTATCTACATGACCTCGGTGTCTGCCTACACTTTCAAGACGATCCTACCCTCAAACACTGCGTTATCCTCAAACCAGAATGGGGAACAACTGCTGTCTATAAAGTTTTAGATAACGACAAAGTTAAGCAAAAGTTGGGTTGTTTCACTCAAGACGACCTGAAAAATATTTGGCAAAGCAGCGAATATGCCGAAATGGGAGATGAATTACTGCAATTGATGATGCGATTCAAGCTTTGCTACGAAATTCCTAATCATCCAGGTACTTACATTGCACCTCAATTACTCTCCATTGAACAAGCAGATTACAACTGGGACGATACAAACAATCTGATTTTACGCTACACCTATGATTTCATGCCCAAAGGCATCCTGACTCGCTTTATTGTAGAAACACACCCCTGGATTGAACGGCAAAAATTAGTTTGGAAAACAGGCGTAGTTCTCACCAAAGACCAAACCCGTGCGGAAGTCATAGAAAACTACAATCAACGGGAAATTACAGTCCGTGTAGCTGGAAACCGTAAAACAGAACTCATGGGAGTCGTCACCCATGAACTAGAAAAAATCCACAATTCTTACGAACGTTTGCAATATCAAACTTTAGTTCCCTGTAACTGTCAGAAGAAATGCCAAGGTAGTCAAATACCATATTATTTTCCTTTAAGTGATCTGCACAATTTTCTCAAAGACGGTGACTACAATATTCAATGTCGCAATAGTCGGCAAATGGTAGATGTTCGCCGATTGCTTGATCATTTTTCATTCCCAAGTGATCAAGAATATAGAAAAATTAATCCGCAAGTTGCTCAATTACAAAGTGAATTAGAACAAGAAAAGCAGGAACAACAAAAAATGGAGTGTCTATCTACATCAGACTGTAAGAAAGAAATTTTTATATCTTATGCTTGGAAAGGGAAAAGTGAAGAATTTGTTAATCATTTAGATCAAGTATTGCAGTCACAAGGTATCACAATCATTCGAGATCAGCGAGACTTGGTTTATAAAGGACTGATCAAAGAGTTTATGGAGCGAATTGGACGCGGTAAATGTGTCATTACTGTTATTAGTGATAAGTATTTAAAATCCCCCAATTGTATGTTTGAACTGGTGCAAATTGCTAAAAATGGTAACTTCTATGACCGCATTTTTCCAATTGTTTTAGCAGATGCAAAAATCTATGACCCTGTTGATCGTGCAGATTATGTCATCTATTGGGAAACAAAAAGTCAAGAACTAGAAGCAAAAATTAAACAACTCTCTTCTGCTGCCAATGTACCGAGTTTACAAAGGTCAATCAATGAATATACAGAAATTAGAGCCACTATTGATGGGCTAGTGGATATCCTGCAAAATATGAATACACTCAAAGCCGATATTCACAGCCAATCAGGTTTTGCAGAATTGCAGCAAGCGATTATGGCGCGTTTAGATGAGTAG
- a CDS encoding four-helix bundle copper-binding protein yields MMMMMTESMTTEMQACMKACMDCHKMCMETMTYCMSKGGMYMDMSMMGMMRDCAEMCMMCMNMMMGGSEFMGRTCMLCAEMCDRCAMTCEQMSDDQMMMDCAMACRRCAEACRSMHMMPA; encoded by the coding sequence ATGATGATGATGATGACTGAATCTATGACTACCGAAATGCAAGCCTGTATGAAAGCTTGTATGGATTGTCATAAAATGTGCATGGAAACCATGACTTACTGCATGAGCAAAGGCGGTATGTATATGGATATGAGCATGATGGGCATGATGCGCGACTGTGCGGAAATGTGCATGATGTGCATGAACATGATGATGGGTGGTTCCGAATTCATGGGACGCACTTGTATGCTGTGTGCAGAAATGTGCGATCGCTGTGCCATGACTTGCGAACAAATGAGCGATGATCAAATGATGATGGATTGTGCAATGGCTTGCCGCAGATGTGCAGAAGCTTGCAGATCCATGCACATGATGCCTGCTTAA
- a CDS encoding MoxR family ATPase: MRENIAALTQNLNRTIVGKTEAIRLVLVALLAGGHALLEDVPGVGKTLLAKSLARSLDGKFQRLQCTPDLLPTDITGTNIWNPKSGEFSFLSGPVFANILLADEINRATPRTQSALLEVMEEFQVTVDGVSRPVPQPFFVIATQNPIEYQGTFPLPEAQMDRFMLSLSLGYPTADEELGMLQNLQHGIKVDDLQPCMTLAEIAKLRELCSQVKVETSLQEYILELVRATRQDEEITLGVSPRGTVALQKATQALAFLSGRDYAIPDDVKFLTPYVLCHRLIPRGGRSARSIVDRLLRSLPIP; this comes from the coding sequence ATGAGAGAAAACATTGCAGCTTTAACTCAAAACCTGAACCGTACCATCGTTGGTAAAACAGAAGCAATCCGCCTAGTTTTAGTCGCCCTACTAGCTGGTGGTCATGCTTTACTAGAAGATGTTCCGGGAGTCGGCAAAACCCTGTTAGCTAAATCTTTGGCACGTTCACTAGATGGGAAGTTTCAACGTTTACAGTGTACTCCCGATTTACTGCCAACAGACATCACCGGCACAAACATTTGGAATCCCAAAAGTGGCGAATTTAGTTTTCTATCAGGGCCAGTTTTTGCGAATATTTTGCTGGCTGATGAAATCAACCGCGCCACACCCCGTACCCAGTCAGCTTTGCTGGAAGTTATGGAAGAGTTCCAGGTGACAGTTGACGGGGTTTCTCGTCCAGTCCCCCAACCATTTTTTGTGATTGCGACCCAAAACCCTATTGAGTATCAAGGAACATTCCCCTTACCAGAAGCACAAATGGATAGGTTTATGTTGTCCTTGAGTTTGGGTTATCCCACTGCGGATGAAGAACTGGGAATGCTGCAAAATCTCCAGCATGGAATTAAGGTGGATGACTTACAACCTTGTATGACTTTGGCAGAGATAGCAAAATTACGTGAACTCTGTTCCCAAGTGAAAGTAGAAACATCTTTGCAAGAATATATCCTAGAATTGGTCAGAGCTACACGGCAAGATGAGGAAATTACCCTTGGTGTTAGTCCACGGGGGACAGTCGCCTTACAAAAAGCTACCCAAGCATTAGCTTTTTTGTCGGGACGTGACTATGCTATCCCCGATGATGTGAAATTTCTCACACCTTATGTTCTCTGTCATCGCCTCATCCCCAGGGGTGGACGCAGTGCTAGAAGTATAGTTGATCGGTTATTGCGATCGCTGCCTATTCCTTAA
- a CDS encoding ribonuclease D yields MPYLTDASKIRDIIAEYRKTSILWIDTEVADFNSRQPKLSLIQVLDDPHDMSGDRVYLLDVLNQPDVVTEFIQQIIVNPQIEKVFHNSSYDVKFLGNKQAKNITCTLEIAKKIPYYLLPVPNYQLQTLATALCKFNYIDKQAQTSDWGRRPLTEDQIEYAYLDCIYLAQIHQSLLKLQISSNPDPELENLAALGAQFSQIADQWKLLNSEYEHLQERLKKAMQAQGVEETSFCQLTSYERKVVKAQFGELARLVQTQGINLDFPVTLTQKLQKDLGENLEQLSVDIEQTTAWRLTPKNQGSDTEDT; encoded by the coding sequence ATGCCATACTTGACTGATGCCAGCAAAATACGTGACATTATTGCTGAGTATAGGAAAACTTCAATTTTGTGGATAGATACCGAAGTTGCAGATTTTAATAGTCGTCAACCTAAATTGTCGTTGATTCAAGTGTTAGATGATCCTCACGATATGAGTGGCGATCGCGTTTATCTTTTAGATGTCCTGAATCAGCCTGATGTGGTGACTGAATTTATTCAACAAATTATAGTCAATCCCCAGATTGAAAAGGTATTTCACAACTCTAGTTATGATGTTAAATTTCTTGGCAATAAGCAAGCTAAAAATATTACTTGTACTTTAGAAATAGCTAAAAAAATTCCTTACTATTTATTACCAGTACCCAACTACCAATTACAAACATTAGCTACAGCATTATGTAAGTTTAACTATATAGATAAACAAGCACAAACTAGTGATTGGGGACGAAGACCACTCACGGAAGACCAAATAGAATATGCTTATTTAGATTGTATTTATCTTGCTCAAATACACCAATCTTTGTTAAAATTACAAATATCTAGCAATCCTGATCCAGAATTAGAAAATTTGGCAGCCCTTGGCGCACAATTTAGCCAAATTGCAGATCAATGGAAGCTGTTAAATTCTGAGTATGAGCATCTACAAGAACGCTTGAAAAAAGCCATGCAGGCTCAAGGTGTTGAGGAAACTTCATTTTGCCAGCTCACCAGTTATGAGCGCAAAGTCGTGAAGGCGCAGTTTGGAGAATTGGCAAGACTAGTCCAAACTCAAGGGATTAACCTAGATTTTCCGGTTACACTGACTCAGAAGCTGCAAAAAGATTTAGGGGAGAATCTCGAACAACTGTCTGTAGATATTGAGCAAACGACAGCCTGGCGCTTGACTCCCAAAAATCAGGGCAGCGATACAGAAGATACTTAA
- a CDS encoding tetratricopeptide repeat protein: MKLRLLEQGRVKLKRRLTIGVLTALSAIISVSCSNNKDVLVTEIGVNAPSNRRNTRNSEAGQLYIQGQRQHSQGNSQAAIASYDKAISLDPEYSSAYKARGLAYFDLGDKQKAIADYNEAIRLSPNDAEAYNSRGNARASLGDNAGAITDYNEALRLSPNYAEAYNNRGNARSVQGDKSGSIEDFNQAIRVNPRYFIAYNNRGNARSAQGDQQGAIADYNQAIRLNSNFGPAYNNRGNARAAQGDKQGALEDLQKAANIFQQQNNNDLYQQAMNNIKELGQ; encoded by the coding sequence ATGAAACTGCGGTTATTGGAGCAAGGGCGGGTGAAGCTGAAAAGAAGATTAACTATAGGTGTGCTTACCGCACTGAGCGCCATTATCAGCGTTTCCTGTAGTAACAATAAAGATGTATTAGTGACAGAAATAGGAGTTAATGCTCCTAGCAACCGTCGTAATACGCGAAATTCGGAAGCTGGGCAACTATATATTCAAGGACAAAGACAGCACTCTCAAGGCAACTCACAAGCAGCGATCGCTTCTTATGATAAAGCTATTAGTCTAGATCCTGAATATAGTTCTGCCTACAAAGCACGGGGATTAGCTTACTTTGATTTGGGAGATAAGCAAAAAGCGATCGCCGATTACAATGAAGCTATTCGCCTATCCCCCAACGATGCGGAAGCTTACAATAGTCGGGGAAATGCCCGCGCCTCTCTAGGAGATAACGCCGGCGCTATTACCGATTACAATGAAGCTCTGCGCCTGTCTCCCAACTATGCCGAAGCATACAATAATCGGGGTAACGCCCGTTCAGTTCAGGGAGATAAAAGCGGTTCCATCGAAGACTTTAACCAAGCCATCCGCGTCAACCCCAGATATTTCATCGCCTACAATAATCGAGGTAATGCCCGATCTGCCCAAGGAGATCAACAAGGAGCGATCGCTGATTATAATCAAGCTATTCGTCTCAATTCTAACTTCGGACCTGCCTACAATAACCGAGGTAACGCTCGTGCTGCCCAAGGCGATAAACAAGGCGCACTAGAAGATTTACAAAAAGCAGCAAACATTTTTCAACAACAAAACAATAACGATTTATACCAGCAAGCGATGAATAATATCAAAGAGTTGGGACAGTAA
- a CDS encoding sodium:solute symporter family protein gives MSVETWTILIVGLSFVAYIYIGWQSRVKNSKDFYVAGQDIPSIANGAATAADWMSAASFISMAGLISFLGYDGSIYLMGWTGGYVLLALLLAPYLRKFGKYTVPDFVGDRYYSNVARLVAVVAAIFVSLTYVAGQMRGVGIVFSRFLQVDINTGVIIGMVIVGFFAVLGGMKGITWTQVAQYGVLIVAYLIPAIAIAWILTGNPIPQLAFTFSDVATKLNQIQVDLGFKEYTQPFVNKTMIDVLFTTIALMVGTAGLPHIIVRFYTVPSVRAARYSAGWALLFIAILYTTAPALSMFARYNLITTLNNQTVTEVQQLDWVNKWEKTGLLAFDDKNKDGRLQLTPSKDTNEIKIDRDIIVLSTPEVAKLAPWVIALVAAGGLAAALSTASGLLLVISSSVAHDIYYRIIDSSASEQKRVFVGRIMVGLSIVLAGYFGVNPPGFVSEVVAFAFGLAAASFFPVIVLGIFDKRTNSQGAIAGMLTGLIFTIIYIVGVKFTGMQPWFFGVSPEGIGTLGMVINLIVTLVVSRLTPPPPPEIQAMVEDLRSPSLDEDAQPVQSGH, from the coding sequence GTGTCAGTTGAAACTTGGACGATTTTAATTGTCGGACTCTCTTTTGTTGCCTACATTTATATTGGTTGGCAATCACGAGTCAAAAATAGTAAAGATTTCTATGTCGCCGGGCAAGATATACCTTCAATTGCCAATGGTGCAGCCACCGCCGCCGATTGGATGTCCGCAGCTTCGTTTATTTCTATGGCGGGGCTGATTTCTTTTTTAGGTTATGACGGTTCGATTTATCTGATGGGTTGGACTGGGGGCTATGTACTACTGGCATTATTATTAGCTCCCTATCTGCGGAAATTTGGTAAGTATACTGTGCCAGATTTTGTAGGCGATCGCTATTATTCTAATGTTGCTCGTTTAGTTGCAGTCGTAGCGGCGATTTTCGTGTCTCTCACCTATGTTGCAGGACAAATGCGGGGTGTGGGGATTGTTTTTAGCCGCTTTTTGCAAGTTGACATCAACACAGGTGTGATCATCGGCATGGTGATTGTCGGCTTTTTTGCTGTCTTGGGTGGGATGAAGGGCATCACCTGGACACAAGTTGCCCAATATGGTGTGTTAATTGTAGCTTACTTAATTCCGGCAATTGCGATCGCCTGGATACTCACAGGTAATCCCATTCCGCAGTTAGCATTTACTTTTAGTGATGTTGCCACTAAGCTCAATCAAATTCAGGTTGATTTAGGATTTAAAGAATATACTCAGCCTTTTGTGAATAAAACAATGATAGATGTTTTGTTCACAACGATTGCTTTGATGGTGGGTACTGCTGGTTTACCTCACATCATCGTCAGGTTTTACACAGTACCGAGTGTACGGGCTGCTAGATACTCGGCTGGTTGGGCGCTGTTATTTATTGCCATTCTTTATACTACTGCGCCAGCTCTTTCCATGTTTGCCCGTTATAACCTGATTACTACCCTGAATAATCAGACAGTCACAGAAGTACAACAGTTAGATTGGGTAAATAAATGGGAAAAAACGGGACTACTGGCTTTTGATGACAAAAATAAAGATGGTCGTCTGCAATTAACCCCCAGCAAAGACACCAACGAAATTAAAATTGATCGGGATATCATTGTCCTTTCCACACCAGAGGTAGCAAAACTCGCGCCTTGGGTGATTGCTTTGGTAGCAGCTGGTGGGCTAGCAGCCGCCTTGTCTACAGCATCGGGTTTGTTGCTGGTAATTTCCAGTTCTGTAGCCCACGATATTTATTACCGCATCATCGATTCCAGCGCCTCGGAACAAAAACGGGTGTTTGTTGGGCGCATCATGGTAGGTTTATCTATCGTTTTAGCTGGATATTTTGGTGTCAACCCACCAGGGTTTGTGAGTGAGGTGGTAGCCTTTGCCTTTGGTTTGGCGGCTGCTAGCTTCTTCCCTGTCATTGTTTTGGGAATTTTTGATAAGCGTACCAATTCCCAAGGGGCGATCGCTGGTATGCTAACAGGGTTAATTTTTACCATCATCTACATCGTTGGTGTCAAGTTTACCGGGATGCAGCCTTGGTTTTTTGGTGTATCTCCCGAAGGCATCGGTACTTTAGGTATGGTAATTAACTTAATAGTCACTCTAGTAGTTTCTCGCCTCACCCCACCACCACCACCAGAAATTCAGGCGATGGTAGAAGATTTACGTTCCCCTTCTTTAGATGAGGACGCACAACCAGTGCAAAGTGGACATTAG
- a CDS encoding DUF4212 domain-containing protein translates to MNENQRRSYWRANTALIRNLLIVWMLVSIVFSILLVQPLNSLRFFGVPFGFWIAQQGSILTFVALIFIYAFQMDKLDRKHNIQK, encoded by the coding sequence ATGAATGAAAATCAGCGACGCTCTTACTGGCGTGCTAATACTGCTTTAATTAGAAATCTTTTAATCGTTTGGATGCTGGTTTCTATCGTTTTCAGCATTCTGTTGGTGCAACCACTGAATAGCTTACGTTTTTTTGGCGTGCCTTTTGGCTTCTGGATAGCGCAGCAAGGATCAATCCTGACTTTTGTGGCATTGATTTTTATTTACGCCTTCCAAATGGACAAGTTAGATCGCAAACATAATATTCAGAAATAA